In Candidatus Methylomirabilota bacterium, the following are encoded in one genomic region:
- a CDS encoding pyridoxamine 5'-phosphate oxidase, whose product MGKLYDEIDDELRAFIEEQRMFFVATAPLDAAHHINLSPKGLDTLRVLGPREVAYLDYVGSGAETIGHLKENGRIVVMLCALDGRPKVVRLHGYGQVLEPGGPEYQRLRSLFPVHPADRAIIRISVGRLSVSCGFGVPVYRFERERAELIDWSDRKGADGLRQYQTTRNSTSIDGLSAVTWLSGSESPGEPSVG is encoded by the coding sequence ATGGGGAAACTGTATGACGAAATAGATGACGAGCTTCGAGCATTCATCGAGGAGCAGCGGATGTTCTTTGTGGCGACGGCACCACTCGATGCCGCCCACCATATTAATCTGTCGCCCAAGGGACTGGATACGCTGCGGGTTCTCGGTCCGCGTGAGGTCGCGTACCTGGATTACGTTGGCAGCGGTGCGGAAACGATCGGACATCTGAAGGAAAACGGTCGGATCGTTGTCATGTTGTGTGCGTTGGACGGACGGCCGAAGGTTGTGCGCCTGCATGGTTACGGCCAGGTATTAGAGCCAGGAGGTCCCGAATACCAGCGATTGCGTTCGCTCTTTCCGGTCCACCCGGCCGACCGCGCGATCATCCGCATTTCGGTCGGTCGCCTCTCGGTGTCGTGCGGCTTCGGTGTTCCGGTCTATCGGTTTGAGCGGGAGCGCGCTGAGTTGATCGACTGGTCGGATCGGAAGGGCGCCGACGGCCTGAGGCAGTATCAGACTACGAGGAATTCGACGAGTATCGATGGGTTGTCGGCTGTCACGTGGCTCTCGGGTTCGGAGAGTCCAGGTGAGCCATCGGTCGGGTGA
- a CDS encoding DUF1330 domain-containing protein yields MPAYMILDIEITDPVVFERYRQLAPPALAVYGGKYLARGGRTETLEGEWAPNRLVILEFPDIDHAEQWLESPEYREARALRRQSAKSNIVVIEG; encoded by the coding sequence ATGCCCGCCTACATGATTCTGGATATTGAGATCACCGATCCGGTCGTATTTGAACGGTACCGGCAACTCGCGCCACCCGCCCTGGCGGTGTACGGCGGCAAATATCTGGCGCGTGGGGGCCGGACCGAGACGCTGGAAGGCGAGTGGGCACCCAACCGGCTGGTCATCCTGGAGTTTCCGGATATCGATCACGCTGAGCAGTGGCTGGAATCCCCCGAGTATCGGGAGGCCAGAGCGTTGCGGCGTCAGAGCGCAAAAAGCAACATCGTCGTGATCGAGGGGTAA